A window of bacterium contains these coding sequences:
- the cadA gene encoding cadmium-translocating P-type ATPase yields the protein MLRLRRESLKVQGMHCASCVRKIEAGVRKLPGVKKVDANLLNKQVYVEYLEDKLSLSQIKRAIEEIGYKVVENKREAERAEVARLKRMFLLALSFSFPLFYVSMGRHMGFPFPSYLEKSIPTLQFLFTTPIILCGYRFYSQGIGAVIKTKQADMNTLVALSTASAYIYSLVITIEIWLGLKASQGARLYFEIAGFLILFILLGRLLEAIARGRTSEAIEKLLNLQAKFAHLIKNGEVFDVPVEKLNIGDILLVKPGEKIPTDGVIIEGYSDIDESLLTGESIPVEKKEGDTVKGGTVNTFGSFKMKVTEVGEGTFLAQMARLMEEARTNKAPLQELADRISSYFVPSVLLISLITFLAWYYLGKGISFAFLNSISVLIIACPCALGLATPIVIAVAIGLGAKRGILFKSGRAVQLLSQIDVFVFDKTGTLTEGRPQVADIISLGELSEEEVLLYAAIAERRSEHPLAAAINSEAQKRGLVPPEPDEFNYTPGKGVVVKYKGREIRVGGRGIVDGNPDEKQIAERRERFEEEGKTIVYLVVDGKIKGVITFADRVKEGAILLIGTLRRLGKRVIIISGDSEITAKAVGRMIGVQEVIAGVLPSEKGRVIKKLKEKGKVAMVGDGVNDAIALAEADLGIAMSSGSDIAIEAGEIVVLGGNLARIYEAIRISSLSLRKIKQNLFWAFFYNSIGIGIASGLLYPFTGIHLNPLIAGIAMILSDLVVVPNSLFMGRLYRHI from the coding sequence ATGTTAAGATTGAGAAGAGAATCTCTCAAGGTTCAAGGTATGCATTGTGCCTCCTGCGTGAGGAAAATAGAGGCAGGAGTAAGAAAACTTCCTGGCGTTAAGAAAGTGGATGCAAATTTACTTAATAAGCAGGTTTATGTTGAATATTTGGAGGATAAACTCAGCTTATCTCAGATAAAGAGGGCAATTGAGGAAATAGGGTATAAAGTCGTAGAGAACAAAAGGGAAGCGGAGAGAGCAGAGGTTGCCAGGCTAAAGAGGATGTTCCTTTTAGCCCTTTCTTTTTCGTTTCCTCTCTTCTATGTTTCTATGGGAAGGCATATGGGCTTCCCTTTCCCTTCTTATCTTGAGAAATCTATTCCCACTTTACAATTTCTCTTTACAACGCCTATAATTCTCTGCGGCTATCGTTTCTATTCTCAAGGTATTGGAGCTGTTATTAAGACGAAGCAAGCAGATATGAACACCCTTGTTGCTTTAAGCACAGCTTCAGCTTATATTTACAGCCTTGTAATCACTATAGAGATTTGGCTTGGGCTTAAAGCCTCCCAAGGGGCGAGGCTTTATTTCGAGATAGCTGGTTTTCTTATCTTGTTCATTCTCTTGGGAAGGCTATTGGAAGCCATAGCGAGGGGAAGGACGAGCGAAGCAATTGAGAAACTGTTAAATCTCCAAGCGAAATTCGCCCACCTGATAAAGAATGGAGAAGTGTTTGATGTCCCGGTGGAGAAGTTAAATATTGGCGATATTCTTCTTGTTAAACCAGGGGAGAAGATACCAACAGATGGTGTTATAATTGAGGGTTATTCTGATATTGACGAGTCGCTTCTAACGGGAGAAAGCATACCTGTGGAGAAAAAGGAAGGAGATACCGTGAAAGGTGGTACAGTAAACACTTTCGGCAGTTTCAAGATGAAAGTGACGGAAGTAGGAGAGGGGACTTTCCTTGCCCAGATGGCAAGATTGATGGAGGAAGCACGAACGAATAAGGCACCTCTACAGGAATTGGCGGATAGAATATCTTCTTATTTCGTCCCTTCAGTGTTGTTAATTAGCCTCATAACTTTTCTTGCCTGGTATTACCTCGGAAAGGGTATAAGTTTTGCCTTTCTAAATTCTATCTCTGTCTTAATCATAGCCTGTCCCTGTGCTCTCGGCTTGGCAACTCCCATAGTAATAGCGGTTGCGATTGGCTTAGGAGCAAAGAGAGGAATCCTCTTCAAGAGTGGGAGGGCAGTTCAGTTGCTTTCGCAAATAGATGTTTTCGTCTTTGATAAAACTGGGACACTAACGGAAGGAAGACCTCAGGTGGCAGATATTATCTCTCTTGGCGAATTATCTGAAGAGGAAGTCCTCCTCTATGCCGCTATAGCGGAGAGAAGAAGTGAACATCCCCTGGCGGCAGCGATAAACTCTGAAGCACAAAAGAGAGGATTAGTTCCTCCTGAACCAGACGAGTTTAATTATACTCCGGGAAAAGGAGTGGTAGTTAAATATAAAGGAAGGGAGATAAGGGTAGGAGGGAGAGGGATTGTAGATGGGAACCCCGATGAGAAGCAAATAGCCGAGCGAAGGGAAAGATTTGAGGAAGAAGGTAAAACAATAGTTTATTTGGTTGTAGATGGGAAAATCAAGGGTGTGATAACCTTTGCGGATAGGGTTAAAGAAGGAGCGATTCTGCTTATCGGGACGTTAAGGAGGCTTGGAAAAAGGGTGATTATAATATCTGGTGATAGCGAGATAACAGCGAAAGCGGTAGGGAGGATGATTGGGGTACAGGAGGTGATAGCGGGCGTTTTGCCCAGTGAAAAAGGGAGAGTGATAAAGAAGTTGAAGGAGAAAGGAAAAGTTGCGATGGTAGGAGATGGTGTAAACGATGCTATTGCTTTGGCTGAAGCGGATTTGGGAATCGCTATGAGCTCGGGAAGCGACATCGCGATCGAGGCGGGAGAGATTGTTGTGTTAGGGGGAAATTTGGCAAGAATTTATGAGGCAATAAGAATTAGCTCGCTTTCGTTAAGAAAGATAAAACAGAATCTCTTTTGGGCTTTCTTCTATAACTCCATTGGGATAGGAATTGCCAGTGGGCTGTTGTATCCTTTTACTGGGATACATCTTAATCCTCTTATTGCGGGAATAGCGATGATTTTGAGCGACCTTGTTGTCGTTCCTAATTCCCTGTTTATGGGCAGGTTGTATCGTCATATCTAG